One Thiocapsa sp. genomic window carries:
- a CDS encoding 2-oxoacid:acceptor oxidoreductase family protein — translation MFGNKDEKQVKYPGTRMAMDGNTAVIMCEREASDAAGAYPITPSTQMGEYWSEEVANGHLNVSGNPLIFVEPESEHAAAAVTAGMSMTGLRAVNFSSAQGVAFMHESLYAAVGKRLPYILNIGARAITKSSLNVHCAHDDYHCIDDTGFTQVFGKSAQEAADLNLIARKIAELTLTPAAVCQDGFLTTHLIEPLLVPERELIAEFCGRPDDIIACPTPAQKLVYGPTRRRVPLVWDVDNPVSSGSVQNQDAYMQAVAAQRPYFFDHIEPIAEQVMDEFHALTGRRYQRAGGYRLEDADYLILGQGSMLTQAEAVTDYLRETRKLKVGVVNLTMYRPFPGDLIGQILKGRKGVAVLERTDQPLAEDLPIMREVRAAITKCLENGSAEKGERLPYPDYAVYRQGDMPRLYSGCYGLGSRDLQPEGLIAAIENMLPDGAHRRFFYLSVDFIRKPFDPKDEIRIQALKDAYPHIGELSLRGSENPNLLPKGAITVRMHSVGGWGAVTTGKNLAMTLYDLLGFDIRANPKYGSEKKGQPTTYFLSAAPEPIRLNCEYTYVDVVLSPDPNVFTHSNPLAGLDRGGRFIVQASLDNPEQVWASFPPAARKYIVEHEIRVYYIDGFKIAREEASDPELQFRMQGNAFQGAFFAASPLLERAGLDEAGLFSAMEEQIRHKFGAKGERVVQDNLRIVRRGFDEIVEIVDKPMISGQLLPRKEVGLPVMLKQLPEGDGGITDVHRFWEQTGAFYASGRGNDNLADPHMALSLMPASSGVYRDMTQIRFTYPKYVPENCTACGNCFSVCPDSAIPGLVNKVSDIFAAAIARVERGMPTQHLRRETRNVEKRLRTLIEGAGDAPDMRELMDRAVLETLAAYQGEPEQKAVMEQEFGLMTQALGDYQFAVTKPYWSSREKKQKGSGGLFSITINPYTCKGCDECIEVCNDGALVSEPQTTQTIEEMRAKWDFWLDLPTTDPDFIRIDDLDDKIGALETLLLDKSNYQSMVSGDGSCMGCGEKTVIHLFTSTVAALMQGRVKRHLAELDDLIDRLETHIRLKLASKIDLTNVAAISKAVEAHKDADLRLSDLSAELDQDRSAEPVDPEWLTWATGLLGKLRHLKSQYTATQPRASMGIVNATGCSSVWGGTFPFNPYPFPWSNHLFQDSPSIALGLFEGHMRKMGDGFKAIRMARLELDRGYNPAEHGEALTYFGWKDFSDEEWLLCPPVVAVGGDGAMYDIGFQNLSRALMSGHPVKIMVLDTQVYSNTGGQSCTSGFIGQVADMAPYGKVGKGKSEIRKEMGLIGMAHRTSFVLNGAAANLTHLLEGFIDGLNARHPALFNIYTSCQPEHGIGDEMSMHQSRMAIESRAYPLFRFDPDAGTSFEECCSIEGNPNIDQDWINWTLKYTDEKGEPAEMTVPFTFADFAMSEGRFRKHFRKAPPETWNDAMVPMAEFLDMDEDARIGHFPYVWGVDAKNRLMRVLVSQELVSSCEERRAFWTQLRGICGHLNKVDVEAVRNQAKAEMAQKLTSSLLAMAGGDAGAFASLAGGNGHGGNGMAAAGSNGAGNGAAADWEAVWVETPECTACDECITINPKIFKYNGEKKAEVIDPKAGSYQDIVKAAEKCTAGCIHPGTPWNPAEAGLEKLLKRAAKYQ, via the coding sequence ATGTTTGGAAATAAGGACGAGAAGCAGGTCAAGTATCCCGGCACACGGATGGCGATGGACGGCAACACCGCCGTCATCATGTGCGAGCGCGAAGCCTCCGACGCGGCCGGCGCTTACCCAATCACGCCCTCCACCCAGATGGGCGAATATTGGTCGGAAGAGGTCGCGAACGGTCACCTCAACGTGTCCGGAAATCCACTGATCTTCGTCGAGCCCGAATCCGAGCATGCCGCGGCGGCCGTCACCGCCGGCATGTCCATGACCGGACTGCGTGCAGTCAACTTCTCGTCCGCCCAAGGCGTGGCCTTCATGCACGAGTCGCTCTACGCGGCCGTCGGCAAGCGCCTGCCCTATATCCTGAACATCGGCGCGCGTGCGATCACCAAGTCGAGTCTGAACGTCCACTGCGCCCATGACGACTATCACTGCATCGACGATACCGGCTTCACCCAGGTCTTCGGCAAGAGCGCCCAAGAGGCGGCGGATCTGAACCTGATCGCACGCAAGATCGCCGAGCTGACCTTGACGCCCGCCGCGGTCTGCCAGGACGGCTTTCTGACGACCCATCTCATCGAGCCGCTGCTCGTGCCCGAGCGTGAATTGATCGCCGAGTTCTGCGGTCGCCCGGACGACATCATCGCCTGCCCGACCCCGGCCCAGAAGCTGGTCTACGGACCGACCCGCCGCCGCGTCCCCTTGGTCTGGGACGTCGACAACCCGGTGTCCTCCGGCTCGGTTCAGAACCAAGACGCCTACATGCAGGCCGTCGCCGCCCAGCGCCCCTATTTCTTCGATCACATCGAGCCGATTGCCGAGCAGGTGATGGACGAGTTCCATGCACTGACCGGGCGGCGCTATCAGCGCGCCGGCGGCTATCGGCTGGAGGATGCCGACTACCTCATCCTCGGCCAAGGCAGCATGCTCACCCAGGCGGAGGCGGTGACCGATTACCTGCGCGAGACCCGCAAGCTCAAGGTCGGCGTCGTCAACCTGACCATGTATCGTCCCTTCCCGGGCGATCTCATCGGGCAGATTCTCAAAGGCAGGAAGGGCGTGGCGGTGCTCGAGCGCACCGACCAGCCTCTGGCCGAAGATCTGCCGATCATGCGCGAAGTCCGTGCGGCCATCACCAAGTGCCTGGAGAACGGCAGTGCTGAGAAGGGCGAGCGCCTGCCCTATCCGGACTACGCCGTCTATCGTCAGGGCGACATGCCGCGGCTCTATTCGGGTTGCTACGGACTGGGCTCGCGCGATCTGCAGCCCGAGGGCCTGATCGCCGCGATCGAGAACATGCTCCCCGACGGTGCGCACCGTCGATTCTTCTATTTGTCGGTCGACTTCATCCGCAAACCCTTCGACCCCAAGGACGAGATCCGCATCCAGGCCCTCAAGGATGCCTATCCGCACATTGGCGAGCTCTCCCTGCGCGGCAGCGAGAATCCCAACCTCCTGCCCAAGGGCGCCATCACCGTGCGCATGCATTCGGTCGGCGGTTGGGGCGCGGTCACCACAGGCAAGAACCTGGCGATGACCCTCTATGATCTGCTCGGTTTCGACATCCGTGCCAATCCCAAGTACGGCTCGGAGAAGAAGGGTCAACCGACCACCTACTTCCTCTCCGCCGCACCCGAGCCGATCCGGCTCAACTGCGAATACACCTATGTCGACGTGGTCCTGAGCCCGGACCCGAACGTCTTTACGCATTCCAACCCGCTCGCCGGGCTGGATCGGGGAGGGCGCTTCATCGTCCAAGCGAGCCTCGACAACCCCGAGCAGGTCTGGGCGAGCTTCCCGCCGGCCGCGCGCAAATACATCGTCGAGCACGAGATCCGCGTCTATTACATCGACGGCTTCAAGATCGCCCGCGAAGAGGCTTCGGATCCGGAGCTGCAGTTCCGCATGCAGGGCAACGCCTTCCAGGGCGCCTTCTTTGCCGCCTCGCCCCTGCTGGAGCGGGCCGGGCTCGACGAGGCCGGTCTCTTCTCCGCCATGGAAGAGCAGATCCGGCACAAGTTCGGGGCCAAGGGCGAGCGCGTCGTGCAGGACAACCTGCGCATCGTGCGCCGCGGCTTCGACGAGATCGTCGAGATCGTCGACAAACCCATGATCAGCGGTCAGCTCTTGCCCCGCAAGGAGGTCGGTCTCCCGGTCATGCTCAAGCAGCTGCCCGAGGGCGACGGCGGGATCACCGACGTGCATCGCTTCTGGGAGCAGACCGGCGCCTTCTATGCCAGCGGTCGCGGCAACGACAACCTGGCCGATCCGCACATGGCCCTGTCGCTGATGCCGGCCTCGAGCGGCGTCTATCGCGACATGACCCAGATCCGCTTTACCTATCCCAAGTATGTGCCCGAGAACTGCACCGCCTGCGGCAACTGCTTCTCGGTCTGTCCGGACAGCGCCATCCCGGGTCTGGTCAACAAAGTCTCCGACATCTTCGCCGCCGCCATCGCACGGGTGGAACGCGGCATGCCCACGCAGCATCTGCGCCGCGAGACCCGCAATGTCGAGAAGCGTCTGCGCACGCTGATCGAGGGCGCAGGGGATGCCCCCGACATGCGTGAGCTGATGGACCGCGCGGTGCTCGAGACCCTCGCCGCCTATCAGGGCGAGCCCGAGCAGAAGGCCGTCATGGAGCAGGAATTCGGCCTCATGACGCAGGCCCTCGGCGACTATCAGTTCGCCGTCACCAAGCCCTATTGGTCGAGCCGCGAGAAGAAGCAGAAAGGCAGCGGCGGACTCTTCAGCATTACCATCAACCCCTACACCTGTAAGGGCTGCGACGAGTGTATCGAGGTGTGCAACGACGGCGCCCTCGTCTCCGAGCCACAGACGACGCAAACGATCGAGGAGATGCGGGCCAAGTGGGACTTCTGGCTTGATCTGCCGACCACGGATCCGGATTTCATTCGCATCGATGATCTCGACGACAAGATCGGCGCGCTTGAAACCCTGCTGCTCGACAAGTCGAACTATCAGTCGATGGTCTCGGGCGACGGCTCCTGTATGGGCTGCGGCGAGAAGACGGTGATCCATCTGTTCACGTCGACCGTCGCTGCACTCATGCAGGGCCGTGTGAAACGTCACCTCGCCGAGCTCGACGACCTGATCGACCGGCTCGAGACCCATATCCGGTTGAAGCTCGCCTCCAAGATCGACCTGACCAACGTGGCCGCGATCAGCAAGGCCGTCGAGGCGCACAAGGACGCCGACCTGCGCCTGTCGGATCTGTCGGCCGAGCTGGATCAGGATCGCAGCGCCGAGCCGGTCGATCCCGAGTGGCTGACCTGGGCCACGGGTCTGCTGGGCAAGTTGCGTCACCTCAAGTCCCAGTACACCGCCACCCAGCCGCGCGCGTCCATGGGCATCGTCAACGCCACCGGCTGCTCCTCGGTCTGGGGCGGGACCTTCCCCTTCAACCCCTATCCCTTCCCCTGGTCGAACCACCTCTTCCAGGATTCGCCCTCGATCGCGCTCGGTCTGTTCGAAGGGCACATGCGCAAGATGGGCGATGGCTTCAAGGCGATCCGCATGGCGCGCCTGGAGCTCGATCGCGGCTACAACCCGGCCGAGCACGGCGAGGCCCTGACCTACTTCGGCTGGAAGGACTTCTCCGACGAGGAATGGCTGCTCTGTCCGCCGGTCGTCGCGGTCGGCGGCGACGGGGCCATGTACGACATCGGCTTCCAGAACCTCTCGCGTGCGCTCATGTCCGGCCACCCGGTGAAGATCATGGTGCTCGACACCCAGGTCTACTCCAACACGGGTGGTCAGTCCTGTACCTCCGGCTTTATCGGACAGGTCGCCGACATGGCCCCCTACGGCAAGGTCGGCAAGGGCAAGAGCGAGATCCGCAAGGAGATGGGTCTCATCGGCATGGCCCATCGCACCAGCTTCGTGCTCAACGGTGCGGCCGCCAACCTCACGCACCTGCTCGAAGGCTTCATCGACGGACTCAATGCCCGTCATCCGGCACTGTTCAACATCTACACCAGCTGCCAGCCCGAGCACGGCATCGGCGACGAGATGTCCATGCATCAAAGCCGCATGGCGATCGAGTCGCGCGCCTACCCGTTGTTCCGCTTCGATCCGGATGCCGGCACCAGCTTCGAGGAATGCTGCTCCATCGAGGGCAATCCGAACATCGACCAGGACTGGATCAACTGGACGCTGAAGTACACCGACGAGAAGGGCGAGCCAGCCGAGATGACCGTCCCCTTCACCTTTGCGGACTTTGCGATGTCCGAGGGTCGGTTCCGTAAACACTTCCGCAAGGCCCCGCCCGAGACCTGGAACGACGCCATGGTCCCCATGGCCGAGTTTCTGGACATGGACGAAGACGCGCGCATCGGACACTTCCCTTATGTCTGGGGTGTGGACGCGAAGAATCGCTTGATGCGGGTGCTGGTCTCCCAAGAGCTGGTCAGCTCGTGCGAAGAGCGCCGTGCCTTCTGGACGCAGTTGCGCGGGATCTGCGGACACCTCAACAAGGTCGACGTCGAGGCGGTGCGCAATCAGGCCAAGGCCGAGATGGCACAGAAGCTCACCAGCAGCCTGCTTGCGATGGCCGGCGGTGATGCGGGAGCGTTCGCGTCCCTCGCGGGCGGCAACGGCCACGGCGGCAACGGCATGGCGGCGGCCGGCAGCAACGGCGCCGGCAACGGTGCGGCGGCGGACTGGGAGGCGGTCTGGGTCGAGACCCCGGAATGCACCGCCTGCGACGAGTGCATCACCATCAACCCCAAGATCTTTAAGTACAACGGCGAGAAGAAGGCCGAGGTGATCGATCCCAAGGCCGGCTCCTATCAGGACATCGTCAAGGCCGCCGAGAAGTGCACCGCCGGCTGCATCCACCCGGGGACGCCATGGAACCCGGCAGAGGCCGGCCTGGAGAAGCTGCTCAAGCGGGCTGCGAAGTATCAGTAA
- a CDS encoding RnfABCDGE type electron transport complex subunit D: MPKPIEIRTSPHLKRALSVDRIMRNVVFALLPICAFAVFQFGLSALLLILTTTSAAIATEWFFARASGRGNTVSDWSVVITGILLALTLPPGFPLWMAAVAAFVGVAMGKALFGGLGYNVMNPALVGRAFVQAAFPVAITTWTPAFAPGRFTEVIPSTFTLPFMQPIPVQDWIAGLQLDAWTGATPLALQKFQQIEPPVTEVFTGMIAGSAGETSALLILICGLWLAFKRMLDWRIPVAVLAGAALTALPFWLMDSSLYPSPWFVLFSGGLMLGAWFMASDMVASPVTTSGLIIYGLFIGILTVVIRLFGGLVEGVMYAILLANAAGPLISSWTQPRVYGAVKKTREAE; this comes from the coding sequence ATGCCTAAACCCATCGAAATCAGAACCTCGCCGCATCTGAAGCGGGCGCTCAGCGTCGACCGCATCATGCGCAATGTGGTCTTTGCGCTGCTGCCGATCTGCGCCTTCGCGGTCTTTCAATTCGGGCTGAGCGCGCTGCTGTTGATCCTCACCACCACCAGTGCGGCGATTGCGACCGAGTGGTTTTTCGCCCGGGCGAGCGGGCGGGGCAACACCGTCTCGGACTGGTCCGTCGTCATCACCGGCATCCTGCTTGCGCTCACCTTGCCTCCGGGCTTTCCGCTCTGGATGGCGGCGGTCGCCGCCTTCGTCGGCGTGGCCATGGGCAAGGCACTGTTCGGCGGGCTCGGCTACAACGTCATGAATCCGGCCCTGGTGGGGCGCGCCTTCGTGCAGGCGGCCTTCCCGGTGGCGATCACGACCTGGACGCCCGCGTTCGCGCCCGGTCGCTTCACCGAGGTGATCCCCTCGACCTTCACGCTACCCTTTATGCAGCCGATTCCGGTTCAGGACTGGATCGCCGGTCTGCAGCTCGATGCCTGGACCGGTGCGACGCCGCTGGCACTGCAGAAGTTCCAGCAGATCGAGCCGCCCGTCACCGAGGTCTTTACCGGGATGATTGCGGGCTCCGCCGGCGAGACCTCCGCGCTCCTGATCCTGATCTGCGGACTCTGGCTTGCCTTCAAACGCATGCTGGACTGGCGCATCCCGGTCGCGGTGTTGGCCGGCGCGGCACTCACTGCGCTGCCCTTTTGGCTGATGGACAGCAGTCTCTATCCGAGCCCCTGGTTCGTGCTCTTCTCGGGCGGACTCATGCTCGGGGCCTGGTTCATGGCCAGCGACATGGTCGCCTCGCCGGTCACCACCAGCGGCCTCATCATCTACGGACTCTTCATCGGCATCCTGACGGTCGTGATCCGTCTGTTCGGCGGTCTCGTGGAAGGCGTGATGTACGCGATCCTGCTCGCCAACGCAGCCGGACCCTTGATCTCGAGCTGGACACAGCCGCGCGTTTACGGCGCGGTCAAGAAGACGCGGGAGGCGGAGTAG
- a CDS encoding FMN-binding protein, whose protein sequence is MSIKVELQPQPQGDAGARVTPSWPMLRTLAGIATLSGLLVVLVYQATKPIIAENERILTEKAVFEVLPGAVSKVDFVLSDQGLVPAGEGAVGVSVFAGFGADGELRGVAFPAAARGYQDVIQFLFGYDPACRCIIGSKVLRSTETPGLGDKIDSDPVFLENFAALDVSLNPEGTGLANPIVHVAQGTKTKPWQIDGISGATISVKAMTRALQDAASRFVPTIQGDLATLTAEAP, encoded by the coding sequence ATGAGCATCAAGGTCGAGCTTCAACCCCAGCCTCAAGGGGACGCCGGCGCGCGGGTTACACCGAGCTGGCCGATGCTGCGCACGCTGGCCGGCATCGCGACCCTGTCGGGTCTCCTGGTGGTCCTGGTCTACCAGGCCACCAAACCCATCATCGCCGAGAACGAGCGGATCTTGACCGAAAAGGCGGTCTTCGAGGTCCTGCCGGGCGCCGTCTCCAAGGTCGACTTCGTGCTGAGCGATCAGGGCCTGGTGCCGGCGGGCGAGGGTGCCGTCGGCGTCTCGGTCTTCGCTGGATTCGGTGCCGATGGAGAGCTGCGCGGCGTGGCCTTCCCCGCCGCGGCACGCGGCTATCAAGACGTGATCCAGTTCCTCTTCGGCTACGATCCCGCCTGCCGATGCATCATCGGCAGCAAGGTCTTGCGATCGACCGAGACGCCCGGGTTGGGCGACAAGATCGACTCCGATCCGGTCTTTCTCGAGAACTTCGCGGCGCTCGACGTCAGCCTGAATCCCGAAGGCACCGGGTTGGCCAACCCGATCGTCCATGTCGCCCAAGGCACCAAGACCAAGCCCTGGCAGATCGACGGGATCTCGGGGGCGACCATTTCCGTGAAGGCGATGACACGTGCGCTGCAGGATGCCGCCAGCAGGTTCGTCCCGACGATTCAGGGCGATCTCGCCACGCTGACGGCGGAAGCGCCATGA
- the rsxC gene encoding electron transport complex subunit RsxC produces MGLFSLFQRHRTFDHGIYPVEHKELTADKPIRRLPFAPELVIPLAQHKGAPAVSLVKVGQEVVRGEPIARAEGFVSVPMHAPATGVIRAIALAPSADGPKTPAIYLKVYHAASQEVLYDLDRDLDAMTPAQIVAAVQDAGLVGLGGAAFPSHVKLQPPAGKVIETVVVNGCECEPYLTCDHRIMLEQSEALIRGIKLALKATGAKRAIIGVEDNKLDAVAHLRAVIPKDLPITAEAVETKYPQGAEKMLIKSLLRKEVPIGGLPADIGVAVYNVGTLAQMGDLLPNGRGLIERVVTVSGPAVSTPGNFMVPIGTPLRFLLGQVGLAADRVGEVILGGPMMGMAVASLDVPVTKAVSGVVALEREDPDLDRRKVYPCIKCAECLKACPVSLNPSMLGELALARQYERMAEEFNLNQCFECGCCAYVCPSNIPLTQYFRIAKSINRDRNA; encoded by the coding sequence ATGGGCCTTTTCAGTCTCTTCCAGCGCCATCGCACCTTCGACCACGGCATCTACCCGGTCGAGCACAAGGAGTTGACGGCGGACAAGCCGATTCGCCGGCTTCCCTTTGCCCCCGAGCTGGTGATCCCGCTCGCCCAGCATAAGGGAGCGCCGGCAGTTTCCTTGGTCAAGGTCGGCCAAGAGGTGGTACGGGGCGAGCCGATCGCACGTGCCGAGGGATTCGTGTCGGTGCCGATGCATGCCCCGGCGACCGGGGTCATCCGGGCGATCGCGCTGGCGCCCAGTGCGGACGGACCCAAGACCCCGGCGATCTATCTCAAGGTCTACCACGCTGCGAGCCAGGAGGTGTTGTACGACCTGGATCGCGACCTCGACGCCATGACGCCTGCACAGATCGTTGCGGCCGTCCAGGACGCCGGGCTGGTCGGACTCGGGGGCGCGGCCTTCCCGAGCCACGTGAAGCTGCAGCCTCCTGCGGGCAAGGTCATCGAGACGGTCGTCGTCAACGGCTGCGAGTGCGAGCCTTATCTGACCTGCGACCATCGGATCATGCTCGAGCAGAGCGAGGCCCTGATCCGCGGCATCAAGCTCGCGCTCAAGGCGACCGGCGCCAAACGCGCCATCATCGGTGTCGAAGACAACAAGCTCGATGCCGTCGCTCATCTGCGAGCGGTCATCCCGAAAGATCTCCCCATCACTGCGGAGGCGGTGGAGACCAAGTATCCGCAAGGCGCGGAGAAGATGCTCATCAAGAGCCTCCTGCGCAAAGAGGTTCCGATCGGCGGTCTGCCGGCGGATATCGGCGTGGCGGTCTACAACGTCGGCACACTCGCCCAGATGGGCGACCTCTTGCCGAATGGCCGGGGGCTGATCGAGCGCGTCGTCACCGTGAGCGGTCCGGCGGTCTCCACCCCGGGCAATTTCATGGTCCCGATCGGCACGCCCTTGCGGTTTCTGCTCGGACAGGTCGGGCTCGCGGCAGACCGCGTCGGCGAGGTCATCCTCGGCGGCCCCATGATGGGTATGGCCGTCGCCTCGCTCGATGTGCCGGTGACCAAGGCCGTCTCGGGCGTCGTTGCCCTGGAACGGGAAGACCCGGATCTGGACCGGCGCAAGGTCTATCCCTGCATCAAGTGCGCTGAATGTCTCAAGGCGTGCCCGGTCTCACTGAACCCGTCCATGCTCGGGGAGCTTGCACTTGCCCGCCAATACGAGCGCATGGCGGAGGAATTCAACCTGAATCAATGCTTCGAATGCGGCTGCTGCGCCTATGTGTGCCCGTCGAATATCCCGCTGACGCAGTATTTCCGGATCGCCAAATCCATCAATCGGGATCGCAATGCCTAA
- a CDS encoding (Fe-S)-binding protein gives MASIFTAVGFMAALGLLLATILILANRRLYVYEDPRIDQVEDLLPRANCGACGIAGCRAFAEMLVKGEIAPGRCTVNSPATNTLIADFLGVDLGADEKRVARLACAGGAHVAFLRASYGGLESCRAAALVSGGGKGCSWGCLGMGDCAEVCGFAAIRLDRHGLPVVDAAKCTACGDCVTACPKDLFSLHVVSHRLWLACKNLDPGDEGEHECDVVCTACGRCAQDSPEGLIEIRDNLAVVDYTKNAIASKVAIERCPTGAIVWLEPDGRIIKGKDAKKVVRKEALPLA, from the coding sequence ATGGCATCCATCTTCACCGCTGTCGGTTTCATGGCCGCTCTCGGCCTGCTGCTCGCCACGATCTTGATCCTGGCGAATCGGAGGCTTTACGTCTACGAAGACCCGCGCATCGATCAGGTCGAGGATCTGCTGCCGCGCGCCAACTGCGGCGCCTGCGGCATCGCGGGTTGCCGGGCGTTCGCCGAGATGCTGGTGAAGGGCGAGATCGCGCCCGGCCGCTGCACGGTCAATTCACCCGCGACGAATACGCTCATCGCCGATTTCCTGGGCGTGGACCTCGGCGCCGACGAGAAGCGTGTCGCGCGTCTGGCCTGTGCCGGCGGGGCCCACGTCGCCTTCCTGCGGGCCTCCTACGGCGGTCTCGAATCCTGCCGTGCCGCCGCCTTGGTCTCCGGTGGCGGCAAGGGCTGCTCCTGGGGCTGTCTCGGGATGGGCGATTGCGCCGAGGTCTGCGGCTTCGCTGCGATCCGACTCGACCGCCACGGCCTGCCGGTCGTGGATGCCGCCAAGTGCACCGCCTGCGGCGATTGCGTCACCGCCTGTCCGAAGGATCTCTTCAGCCTGCATGTCGTCAGCCATCGCCTGTGGCTCGCCTGCAAGAACCTGGACCCGGGGGACGAGGGCGAGCACGAATGCGATGTCGTCTGTACCGCGTGCGGACGCTGTGCGCAGGATTCCCCCGAGGGATTGATCGAGATTCGGGACAACCTGGCCGTCGTGGACTACACCAAGAACGCGATCGCCTCGAAGGTCGCCATCGAGCGCTGTCCGACCGGCGCGATTGTGTGGCTTGAGCCGGACGGTCGGATCATCAAAGGAAAGGACGCCAAAAAGGTGGTCCGGAAAGAGGCATTGCCACTGGCTTGA
- the hisF gene encoding imidazole glycerol phosphate synthase subunit HisF, which produces MISLLDYGAGNVRSLRNAIHSLGFSLTEIARPADILKAERLIFPGVGSFGAAMQRLQALGYLEPLRAYLAAGRPYLGICIGLQALFEGSDESPDVPGLGVIPGRIRRFDPGALAVPHMGWNDVRVKRDSPLFADYAGEKLYFVHSYYAEPTVANGDWQLAETDYGRPFLSAVEQGRISAVQFHPEKSADAGLRLLRRFLAGDEQPLATTTPSTDRSPTHLAKRIIACLDVRTNDAGDLVVTKGDQYDVREAGEVRNLGKPVELAQRYYEEGADEITFLNITAFRDFPLADQPMLEVLERTSERVFVPLTIGGGIRAFRDARGNDYSALDVADAYFRAGADKISIGSDAVEAVEGYLQRGTKDGSTAIEQIAGVYGNQAVVISIDPRRVYVRSPEETHHHTVETATPGPEGERWCWFQCTVKGGREGRDVDAVELARVCEILGAGEILLNSIDRDGTGAGFDLELVHAVRSAVGIPVIASSGAGCVEHFAEVFAATDVEAALAAGIFHRREVPIRAVKSYLLARGIEIRA; this is translated from the coding sequence ATGATTTCGCTGCTCGACTACGGCGCCGGCAATGTGCGTAGCCTCCGCAATGCCATCCATTCCCTGGGATTTTCCTTGACCGAGATCGCGCGCCCGGCGGATATCCTCAAGGCGGAGCGTCTCATCTTCCCGGGCGTCGGCTCGTTCGGGGCAGCGATGCAGCGCCTGCAGGCTCTGGGCTATCTGGAACCCTTGCGCGCGTATCTCGCCGCGGGGCGGCCCTATCTCGGGATCTGTATCGGCTTGCAGGCGCTCTTCGAAGGCAGCGACGAGTCCCCCGACGTGCCCGGGCTCGGGGTCATCCCGGGGCGGATCCGCCGCTTCGACCCGGGCGCGCTCGCCGTCCCGCACATGGGGTGGAACGACGTGCGCGTGAAGCGCGACTCCCCCTTGTTCGCCGACTACGCGGGGGAGAAGCTCTACTTCGTGCATTCCTACTATGCCGAGCCCACCGTCGCAAACGGGGACTGGCAGCTCGCCGAGACGGACTACGGTCGGCCGTTTCTGAGCGCCGTCGAGCAAGGACGGATCTCCGCGGTGCAGTTTCATCCCGAGAAGAGCGCAGACGCCGGCTTGCGGCTGCTGCGACGCTTTCTCGCCGGCGACGAGCAGCCGCTCGCCACCACGACCCCGTCGACCGATCGCAGCCCGACGCATCTGGCCAAGCGCATCATTGCCTGCTTGGACGTGCGCACCAACGACGCCGGTGATCTGGTCGTCACCAAAGGCGATCAGTACGACGTGCGCGAGGCCGGCGAGGTTCGCAATCTCGGCAAGCCGGTCGAGCTGGCTCAACGCTATTACGAGGAGGGCGCCGACGAGATCACCTTCCTCAACATTACGGCCTTCCGTGATTTCCCTCTGGCGGACCAGCCGATGCTCGAGGTTCTAGAACGCACCTCCGAGCGCGTCTTCGTGCCGCTCACCATCGGCGGGGGCATCCGTGCCTTTCGCGATGCCCGCGGGAACGACTATTCCGCGTTGGACGTGGCCGACGCCTATTTTCGCGCCGGGGCCGACAAGATCTCGATCGGCTCGGATGCGGTCGAGGCTGTCGAGGGCTATCTGCAGCGCGGGACGAAGGACGGCAGCACGGCGATCGAGCAGATCGCCGGGGTCTACGGCAACCAGGCGGTCGTGATCTCCATCGATCCGCGTCGTGTCTATGTCCGCTCCCCGGAGGAGACGCACCATCACACGGTCGAGACCGCCACGCCGGGACCCGAGGGCGAGCGTTGGTGTTGGTTTCAATGCACGGTCAAGGGCGGGCGCGAAGGGCGCGACGTCGACGCCGTGGAGCTCGCGCGGGTCTGCGAGATCCTGGGAGCCGGCGAGATCCTGCTCAACTCGATCGACCGCGACGGAACGGGTGCCGGCTTCGATCTCGAGCTGGTCCATGCCGTGAGGTCGGCGGTCGGAATCCCGGTCATCGCTTCGAGCGGTGCCGGCTGTGTCGAGCACTTCGCGGAGGTGTTCGCGGCGACGGATGTCGAGGCCGCGCTGGCTGCGGGAATCTTTCACCGGCGCGAGGTGCCGATTCGGGCCGTCAAGTCCTATCTCCTCGCCCGGGGGATCGAGATCCGGGCCTGA